The DNA sequence ACGGCGAGATCGCGCACTCGGACGGGCAGCGGCAGCGGGGCAAGGCGGAGATGCTCGCGGGCATGCGGGCCGCGCTGCCGCGCTACCGGGACGTCACCGTACGGCACTGGTTCGGGCATGTGCTGGTCGAGCCCGACGCGGGAGACCCGGACACGCTGCGCGTCTCGTACTACTCCCTGGTCGCGCTGACCGATCGCGAGGGGAACGTGAGGTTCCAGCCGACCTTCACCGTCGACGACGTACTCGTCCGGCGTGGCGGACGGCTGCTCACCCGGTCCCGTCTCATCCGGCGCGACACCCCGGCCGGGCCGGCCTGACACCGCGGCGCCGGGCGGACCCCGGTCGGGGGCCCGCCCGGTGTACCCGCGGCGAGGGATCAGGCGTGGCAGGCGGGCAGGCCGCCGTGGAAGGCCACCATCTCCCGGAACGACGCGCCCACGTCGAGCCGCGCCCCGGGCGCCAGGCCGCCCAGTTCGGCGTCGGCCCGGTGCAGATTGCCGACGAGCCGCTCCGGGTCGACCAGCGCCGCGAACGGGCCGAGATCGGCGGCCCGCGCCGTCTCCAGGGGCGTACGCCCGGCGCGTCGCCCCTCCCGCGCGAGCTGCAGGAGGCGGCGCAGATACGCCTCGGTCTCGTCGATGAGTTCGGGGCCGCCGACCGGCCCGTGTCCGGGCACCACGGTCGTCGGCCGCAGCGCCCGCAGCCGCTCCAGCGCCAGCAGCGAGCCCGAGACGGAGCCCATCAGCACGTACGGGGTCACCCGCGACCACACCACGTCGCCGGTGAACAGCACGGACCGCTCCGGGACCCACGCCACCACGTCGTTCGGGGTGTGCGCCGGGCCGACGTGCAGCAGCTCGACCCTCAGATCCTCGGCGTGCACCGTCAGCGTGTCGCGGAACGTGACGGTGGGCAGGGTCAGCGGGGTCGCGCCCCACTCCACGTCGGGCCACAGCTGCCGCAGCCCGAGGCCGGCCTCGCCGCTGTCCGCGCGGGTGCCCTCGTGGGAGACGATGACCGCCCCGTCGGAGAACTGCCCGTTGCCGAAGGTGTGGTCGCCGTGGAAGTGGGTGTTCACCACGAGGTCCGGTCCGCCGGGGACGATCCGTTCGACCTCCTCGCGCAGCCGCCGGGCGCGGGCCTCCGTCGCGGCGGTGTCGACGAGGACGGACCGGCCCCGGCCCGCGACGAGGCCCGCGTTGTTGAGGCACCAGCCGCCGTCCGGCTGGACGAAGGCGTACACGCCCTCGGCGACGGAACGCAGCACGCCCTCCCCTCCGGGCACCGGTGGGGGCGTCGCGGCCTGGGGGAGGGGGGCGGTCGGTCCGGTCATGCTCGTGCACCTTCTTCCTGGGTCGGTTCCGGCCGTTCACCGGGATGCGGCATCCAGGAGGACCGGGGTGCGGTTCTCGGCGATTCCCGGTCGGCCGGGGCCCGGCCCGGGAGGCTCGGCCGTCAGTGGCTCCCGAGGCCGCCGCAGACGTTCAGAGCCTGGGCGGTCACCGCGGCGGCGTGCTCGGAGGCCAGGTAGTCGACGAGGGAGGCGACCTCCTGGGCCGTCGCGTACCGGCCGAGCGGGATCTTCGCCGTGAACCGGCGCATGATCTCCTCCTCCGGGACCCCGTAGTGCCCGGCGTAGCCGCGCCGGACGTTTTGCGCCATGCGGGTCTCGACGTAACCGGGGCACACGGCGTTGACGGTGATCCCCGTCCCGGCCAGCTCCTTGCCGACCGCCTTGGTGAAACCGATGACCCCCGCCTTGGACGCGGAGTAGGGGGCGGCCAGCTCCACTCCCTGCTTGCCGCCGGTCGAGGCGATGTTGATGACGCGGCCCCAGCCGCCGTCGCGCATCCGGCCGCTGCCGAGCACCTCCCGGGTGACCCGGAAGGTGCCGTTCAGATTGGTCTCGATGACGTCGTCCCACAGCGTGTCCGGGATCTCGGCGGTGACGCCCCCGCCCCCGCGTCCCGCGTTGTTGACGAGGATGTCGATACGGCCGAACTCCTCCACCGCCGTTCGCACCGCCGCGCGGATCTGCTCCGGTGACGTCACGTCGCAGACACTGCCGGCGACCTCCCGGCCTTCGCCGCGCAGCCGCTTCACCAGGGCGCGTACGTCCTCCTCGCCGCGCGCGACGCCGAACACGGCGCAGCCGCGCGCCGCCAGGGTCTCGGTCACGGCCAGCCCGATCCCGCTGGTCGCCCCGGTCACGAAGGCGACATGCCGCTCCGGCTGTCGTTGCTCTGTCATCGCTGGCTCCCTGCCCGTCTCGACCTGCGGTGCGCCGATGCTGGCCGCACCGCCTTGCGGGCCGCTCGGACGGCACCGGAGCACCGCTGGTGCCGGCTTTCCTCCACCCGTCCTCCACGCCGGGTCCAGAGTGCCCGGAGACCCTCCCGTTCTACCGCCCCCACCCGATGGACCGACAGAGGAGGACGCGTGAGTGAGCAGAGGGCCATACCCGATGTACGGAAGTCGGTGACCGTCGCGGCGACGCCCGGACACTGCTTCGCGGTGTTCACCGAGCGGCCCGCGGACTGGTGGCCGCCGAGCCATGTGCTCCTGGCGGGGGAGCGGGTGGGGCTCGCCTTCGAGCCCGGTGCCGGCGGTCACTACTACGAGTGGGACGGGGCCGGGAACCGGATCGACTGGGGCCGGATCCTGGAGTGGGAGCCGGGCCGCCGCCTCGTCATGACCTGGCGGGTCGACGGCAACTGGCGGTCCGTCCCGGACGACGAGCGGGCCAGCCGCATCGAGGTCGACTTCGTGCCCGTCGGGGACGGCCGCACCCGCGTCGAGCTGGCGCACGTCGACCTCCACCGCCACGGCGACGGCGCCGAGCGCATCTTCCAGGCACTCGACGGCCCCAGCCCCGGCGAGACGCTCGAACGCTTCGCCCGGGTGGTGTGAGCCGTCGGCTCCTGAGCCGCCCGGCGGCGCGCCCCCTCACGCCGCCGGCGGCACGGTGGTGCCCCGCCCGGCTCCCGCCCGGGCCGACCCGCCGGCCGGGCACGGGGCCGCATCCGCGCTCGCCGCGCGGGCCCTTCCCCTCAGCCCGCCGTCCGGGCCGGCCACACCGCCCCACGCCACGAGGGCGCGGCCGCCCCGTCACGGGGGATCCACGAGATGCACGAGCCGAAAACTCCACGTGGAAGGAAACGCACGTCCATGTCAGAGCACGAACGGTTCCACGTCGACATCCCCGACGAGCAACTCGACGACCTGCGGGAACGTCTAGCGCGGACCCGCTGGCCGGAGGCGGAGACCGTGTCCGACTGGTCGCAGGGCCTGCCGTCGGCCTACGCCCGAGAGCTGTGCGAGCACTGGCACACGGCCTACGACTGGCGGGCGACCGAGACCCGGCTCAACGCGCTGCCCCAGTTCACCGCGGAGATCGACGGAACGTCCATCCACTATCTGCACGCCCGCTCTCCGCACCCCGGGGCCCGGCCGCTGCTGGTCAGCCACGGCTGGCCCGGCTCCGTCGTGGAGTTCCTCGAACTCGTCCCGCTCCTGACCGACCCCCCCGACCCCGCCGACGCCTTCCACGTCGTGTGCCCCTCGCTGCCCGGATTCGGCTTCAGCGCCAAGCCCGCCCGCGCCGGCTGGACCGCGGAGCGGATCGCCCGCGCCTGGGCCACGCTCATGACGGAGCTGGGCTACACCCGCTATGTCGCGCACGGCGTCGACTGGGGTTCGTTCGTGACCGCCGCGATGGCGGAGGACCCGGACCCGGCGCCGGGGCTCGCCGCCATCCATCTGACGATGCCCTTCGCCCGGCCGCCCCGCAAGGAGGTCGCCCTGTCCGAGGCGGATCTGGCAGGCCTCGCCGCGATGAAGCGGTTCCAGCAGGAGGAGGGCGGCTACTCGGTGGTGCAGAGCACCCGCCCCCAGACCCTCGGCTACGGTCTGACCGACTCGCCGGCCGGCCAACTGGCCTGGATGGTCGAGAAGTACCGGGCGTGGAGCGACCACGACGGAGACCTGGAGAAGGTGATCCCCCGGGACCGGCTGCTGGACATGGTGAGCGTCAGCTGGTTCGCCGCCACCGCCGCGTCCTCGGCCCGGATCTACTGGGAGAGCCAGAACCGTCTGGCGCTGGGGCAGGTGAGCCTGCCCACGGCCGTGTCCAACTTCCCCAAGGACGGGCGGATGCCGCGCCCGTGGATCGAGGACCGCTTCACGGACCTGCGGGTGTGGAAGGACCACGAGCGGGGCGGGCACTTCCCCGCGCTGGAGCAGCCGGAACTCCTCGCGGACGAACTGCGCTCCTTCTTCCGCGCCTTCCGCTGACGCGGTGACCGGCCCGGCCCGGCTCCGTCGTGGCCCGCCGCCGGCCCGCCCGCGCCCGGCCGCCCGTCGCGAGGCCCGTCGCCCCGCGCCCCGCCCGGGCGCGGCGCGACGGGCCTCGCGGGGCTTCAGCCCCGGCCCGGGTCGGCCGGGATGTCCGGACGGGGCGTGGCACCCGCGCACCGGGTCCCCTCCGGCGGCAGCTCCCCGTCCGTCAGATACCGGTGGACGAGCGCGTCCACCTCCGCGTTGCCGGCCAGTACGAAGATCTCGTGGTCGCCCGAGTCCGTCACCGTGATCAGACGGTGGCCGAGCCGCTCCGCCATGGCCACGCCGCCGTCGTGGTGATCCATGATGTCCCCGTCCGCCTGGACCACCACTCCCGTGGGAAAACCGTTCCGCACGATCTTCGTCGGCGGCTCCGGCGGGGTGAACGACCGGAAGGTGCCCACCCAGGGCTGGGCACGCAGCACGCCGTAGCCGTAGGGGTGGCGGACCCGGAAGTCGCGCATGGCCGTGAAGTACTCGGCGAGGGAGGTCGGCCAGTCGTGCTCCAGGGTCACGGCGTCCAGTACGCCGCTGCGCGACTCGCCCTCGTGGTCCGTGGGACGCCAGCCCCGCTGGTCGGCCAGCAGGCTCCGCGCCAGGGCCGCGCCGGCCTCGCCCCCGGGCACGTCCCCCAGCCGCGCGATCATCCGGCCCAGCCGCTCCCAGGCTCCGCGGTCCGCCGTGCGGTAACCCATCGCCCCGTCCAGCAGGGTGCGCAGGTCGACGCCTTCCGGCAGCTCCTCCAGCCGCCGCACGGCCCGTTCCACCGACGCGAGTACGGCCTCGGCGCCGACACCGAGCCCGAAGACGCTGTCGCGGTCGCCGGCCCACCGCGCCCACTGCCGCACATTGCGCAGGATCGCGTCGCCCTGGGAGACGAACTGCTCGTACCAGGTCCAGCCGGGGTGGACGCAGGAGTCCAGGACGCTGCGGTCCAGCCGCTCGGGGAACATCGTGCCGTAGACGGCGCCGACGTACGATCCGTAGGCGTAACCGACGAAGCTGAGTCGCTCCTCGTCGAGGACCGCGCGGATCAGGTCCATGTCGCGGGCCGTGTTGCGGGTGCTCACATGCGGGCGCAGGGTGCCGCCCGCCCGCGCGCAGCCGTCCTCCCGCAACCGCATGTCCTCGGCGATCCGCGCGAAGTGCGCGTCGGGCGGGCGGGAGTCGAACGGCGCCTTCGGCACGACCACTTCGGCGTACAGCCGGGTGGAGTCGCCGGTGCCGCGCGGGTCGAAGCCGATCAGGTCGTACACCTCGTGCGTCGGAGTGCCGCGGAGGGCCGCCACCAGCGCCCGGCCCCGCCCCCAGTCGCCGCCGGGGCCGCCGTTGACGGCCAGGAGGATGCCCCGTCGGCGCCGCGGGTCCCGGGCCCGGCTCCGGCTCAGCGCGAGCGTGAGCCGCTCGCCGCCGGGGTGCGCGTAGTCCTGCGGCACCTCGATCTCCGCGTGGTCGAGATCCGGGTCGTCCGGCGACGGGCGCCAGACGGGGCGCTGGGCGCGGTACGCGTCCAGCGCGGGGGCGGCCGTCGAGGCGGATTGCTCGGGAAACACCGCTGTACCTCCGATCCCTGGGGGCGGTCAGCATGGCGACGGCTCCTTGAGGCCCTCTGGAAGGCCCCCGGACCAAGGGCGCCCGCCCGGCCGTCGCGCGCCCCGTCCCCCGAGGGGCCCTCCAGTACGCCGCTAGCGCCCGTGTCCACAGTGCGCACGGTGCCGCCCGGCCCCGCCGCGTCCGGGGCCCGCGCGGCCCTGGAGGCCACGGCGCGCACGTGGAGGCCACGACGCCGCCCAGCGACGAAGGGAACGCGATGGCCAAGATCACTTACAAGCAGCCGGACGGCACCGCGACCGTGGTGGACGTCCACCCCCCGGACACGGTCATGCGCGGCGCCAGGCTCAACGGCGTCGACGGCATCGAGGCCCAGTGCGGCGGAGCCGCCCAGTGCGGCACCTGCCATGTCTACGTCGACGCGAACAACAGCCGTCCGCTGCCCGGGATGGACGAGATCGAGGACGACGTCCTGTACACCACCGCGTCGCCCCGCACCGAGCACAGCCGACTGAGCTGCCAACTGCCCGTGTCCGAGGAGATGGACGGCCTCGTGGTGCACCTGCCGGAGAGCCAGGTCTGACACCCCGCCGCCCCGGCTCGGCCGCCGCCGACCAGAAGGGACCCCTCCATGAGCAACGCCGCACCCGAACTGCCCACCGAGGAGCACGAGACCTTCCCGTACGCGCGCCAGTGCCCGTTCTCGCAGCCCGCCGCGTACGGGGCGATGGCCGAGGAGGACGTCTCACAGGTGACACTGACCGGGTCCGGCCTGCGGATCTGGACCGTCACCGGCTACACGACGATCCGGACACTGCTGACCGATCCGCGCGTCAGCGCCTCCCGCAAGCACGCCAACTTCCCCTTCTACTTCATCGCCCCGCCGGAGTTCCGCACCGAGACCTCGTTCATCGGCTACGACGGCGAGGAGCACACCCGTACCCGGCGCAAGGCCGCGCTCACCTTCACGCACCGCCAGGTGCAGCGGCTCCGGCCCCGCATCGAGGAGATCGTCGACGACTACCTGGACCGCATGCTCGCCATGGGCCCGCCCGTCGACATGCACCGGGTGTTCTCGCTCGCCGTGCCCATGACGGTGATCTGCGAACTGCTGGGCATCCCGCAGGACCAGCACGACTTCTTCATCCGGCACGGTACCGCGCTGCTGGGCGGCCACAGCTCCCCCGAGGAACGGCAGGCCGCGATCGTCGAGGTCAACGCCTATGTGAGCGAGCTGATCCAGCGGAAGAAGAAGGAGCCGGGCGACGACCTGCTCAGCCGTGCGATGGCCGACTACGAGGCGTCGGGCGAGGAGTACACGGACCGCGACCTGTTCAACATGGTGCGGCTGCTGATGAACGGCGGGCACGAGACCACCGCCAGCCAGATCTCCCTGGGTACCGCGTGCCTGCTGGAGAACCCCGACCAGCTGGCGCAGCTGCTGGCCGACCCGTCGCTGATCAGGCCCGCGGTGGAGGAGCTGGTGCGGATCGCGACGATCGGTGACACCGCCGTGCCCCGTGTCGCGCTGGAGGACATCGAGATCGGCGGCCGGACCATCCGGGCCGGCGACGGGATCCTCTGCCTCGGCCTCGCCGGAAACCGCGATCCCGAGGTGTTCCCCGAGCCGGAGAAGCTGATCATCAGCCGCGGCAGCCGCAAGCACCTCGGGTTCGGTCACGGCGTGCACCACTGCATCGGCGCCGACCTGGCCCGGCTGGAGCTGGAGATCGTCTGGAGCAAGCTCTTCCAGCGGGTGCCCGGCCTGCGGCTGGCCAGGCCGCTCGCCGACCTCCCGCGCAAGGAGGGCGCCGTCATCTACGGCCTGTGGGAGCTCCCCGTCACTTGGGACGTGTGAGGCCCCGGCCCGCCGCCGGGCCGGGGCCCCGCGGCCGCAACCGCGGCCCGCGGGACCCCGGCGGGGCCGGCGGTGCGCTCAGGAGCCCACGGGCGCCACGTCGCAGGGCGGCACGGGCCGGGTGACGCGGGAGAACGTGATGGTCTCGGTGCCCGAGGACACCACCGTGCCGCTCGCGTCGTACACCGTGGAGGAGTGCAGCGAGTTGAACTGCGAGCCCATGAGGATCGCGGAGCCGCGCATCTCCGCCCGGCCGTGCACCTGGCCCTGCTCGTCGAGGAACAGCTCCGTCAGCGCGTAGCCGAAGGCTCCCGGGCCCTTCTTCTTCCAGGTGCCCTCCGACATGCCGTGGGGCACGCCCGGCGCCTCGACCTCGTGGCACAGCAGCCCGCCCGCCTTGTACTGCTGGCGCACGTGGACGGTCTGCCCGCCGAAGTCCAGCTCGGCGGCCCACACCCCGACGGGCGTGGGCGCGCGGTGGTGTGCGGCGGCGCTCGGGGCCCAGGCGCCGAGGACCAGGGACGACACCGCCGCCACGGTCACAAGAGGCTTCTTCGGTATCCGCATGTTCGTATCCTTCTGCTCGCCGGAACGTGGGCCCGCGAGCATGGCGGCGCGTTCTCGACTCCCGGTCGAGCCGGGGCGCGTCCCCCGCGGCCCCCGGCTGTCGAGCCGGATTCCGGGCCGCCTCGAGCCCCACCGCCGACGCTGGCGTAGCCGCCGCCCCGCCCGGCGCGTGGTCAGGACAGCGCCCACCACCCCGGGAACGCAGGAGTAGCCATGGAAAGATCCGACGCCCCGGTACGGCCGGGTCCCGCGGACAGCCGACTGCCCTCACTGACAGG is a window from the Streptomyces sp. MMBL 11-1 genome containing:
- a CDS encoding SDR family NAD(P)-dependent oxidoreductase is translated as MTEQRQPERHVAFVTGATSGIGLAVTETLAARGCAVFGVARGEEDVRALVKRLRGEGREVAGSVCDVTSPEQIRAAVRTAVEEFGRIDILVNNAGRGGGGVTAEIPDTLWDDVIETNLNGTFRVTREVLGSGRMRDGGWGRVINIASTGGKQGVELAAPYSASKAGVIGFTKAVGKELAGTGITVNAVCPGYVETRMAQNVRRGYAGHYGVPEEEIMRRFTAKIPLGRYATAQEVASLVDYLASEHAAAVTAQALNVCGGLGSH
- a CDS encoding cytochrome P450 — protein: MSNAAPELPTEEHETFPYARQCPFSQPAAYGAMAEEDVSQVTLTGSGLRIWTVTGYTTIRTLLTDPRVSASRKHANFPFYFIAPPEFRTETSFIGYDGEEHTRTRRKAALTFTHRQVQRLRPRIEEIVDDYLDRMLAMGPPVDMHRVFSLAVPMTVICELLGIPQDQHDFFIRHGTALLGGHSSPEERQAAIVEVNAYVSELIQRKKKEPGDDLLSRAMADYEASGEEYTDRDLFNMVRLLMNGGHETTASQISLGTACLLENPDQLAQLLADPSLIRPAVEELVRIATIGDTAVPRVALEDIEIGGRTIRAGDGILCLGLAGNRDPEVFPEPEKLIISRGSRKHLGFGHGVHHCIGADLARLELEIVWSKLFQRVPGLRLARPLADLPRKEGAVIYGLWELPVTWDV
- a CDS encoding 2Fe-2S iron-sulfur cluster-binding protein codes for the protein MAKITYKQPDGTATVVDVHPPDTVMRGARLNGVDGIEAQCGGAAQCGTCHVYVDANNSRPLPGMDEIEDDVLYTTASPRTEHSRLSCQLPVSEEMDGLVVHLPESQV
- a CDS encoding MBL fold metallo-hydrolase, which encodes MTGPTAPLPQAATPPPVPGGEGVLRSVAEGVYAFVQPDGGWCLNNAGLVAGRGRSVLVDTAATEARARRLREEVERIVPGGPDLVVNTHFHGDHTFGNGQFSDGAVIVSHEGTRADSGEAGLGLRQLWPDVEWGATPLTLPTVTFRDTLTVHAEDLRVELLHVGPAHTPNDVVAWVPERSVLFTGDVVWSRVTPYVLMGSVSGSLLALERLRALRPTTVVPGHGPVGGPELIDETEAYLRRLLQLAREGRRAGRTPLETARAADLGPFAALVDPERLVGNLHRADAELGGLAPGARLDVGASFREMVAFHGGLPACHA
- a CDS encoding epoxide hydrolase family protein, producing MSEHERFHVDIPDEQLDDLRERLARTRWPEAETVSDWSQGLPSAYARELCEHWHTAYDWRATETRLNALPQFTAEIDGTSIHYLHARSPHPGARPLLVSHGWPGSVVEFLELVPLLTDPPDPADAFHVVCPSLPGFGFSAKPARAGWTAERIARAWATLMTELGYTRYVAHGVDWGSFVTAAMAEDPDPAPGLAAIHLTMPFARPPRKEVALSEADLAGLAAMKRFQQEEGGYSVVQSTRPQTLGYGLTDSPAGQLAWMVEKYRAWSDHDGDLEKVIPRDRLLDMVSVSWFAATAASSARIYWESQNRLALGQVSLPTAVSNFPKDGRMPRPWIEDRFTDLRVWKDHERGGHFPALEQPELLADELRSFFRAFR
- a CDS encoding alpha/beta fold hydrolase — encoded protein: MFPEQSASTAAPALDAYRAQRPVWRPSPDDPDLDHAEIEVPQDYAHPGGERLTLALSRSRARDPRRRRGILLAVNGGPGGDWGRGRALVAALRGTPTHEVYDLIGFDPRGTGDSTRLYAEVVVPKAPFDSRPPDAHFARIAEDMRLREDGCARAGGTLRPHVSTRNTARDMDLIRAVLDEERLSFVGYAYGSYVGAVYGTMFPERLDRSVLDSCVHPGWTWYEQFVSQGDAILRNVRQWARWAGDRDSVFGLGVGAEAVLASVERAVRRLEELPEGVDLRTLLDGAMGYRTADRGAWERLGRMIARLGDVPGGEAGAALARSLLADQRGWRPTDHEGESRSGVLDAVTLEHDWPTSLAEYFTAMRDFRVRHPYGYGVLRAQPWVGTFRSFTPPEPPTKIVRNGFPTGVVVQADGDIMDHHDGGVAMAERLGHRLITVTDSGDHEIFVLAGNAEVDALVHRYLTDGELPPEGTRCAGATPRPDIPADPGRG
- a CDS encoding nuclear transport factor 2 family protein, whose product is MAQVSGTEHAAVGTGGAGGAPGPVSGDLYAEVMTFYAWQMRRVDALDIEGFAATFTDDGEIAHSDGQRQRGKAEMLAGMRAALPRYRDVTVRHWFGHVLVEPDAGDPDTLRVSYYSLVALTDREGNVRFQPTFTVDDVLVRRGGRLLTRSRLIRRDTPAGPA
- a CDS encoding SRPBCC family protein; its protein translation is MSEQRAIPDVRKSVTVAATPGHCFAVFTERPADWWPPSHVLLAGERVGLAFEPGAGGHYYEWDGAGNRIDWGRILEWEPGRRLVMTWRVDGNWRSVPDDERASRIEVDFVPVGDGRTRVELAHVDLHRHGDGAERIFQALDGPSPGETLERFARVV